One region of Primulina tabacum isolate GXHZ01 chromosome 1, ASM2559414v2, whole genome shotgun sequence genomic DNA includes:
- the LOC142519389 gene encoding inactive RHOMBOID-like protein 8 — protein sequence MEETPKLQTLVDIKPTPHSVPRISAELTAEESVKEQRIPFPFFRPLSQRKENTWIISIFVILHLISFTATMFVNDCWGNSHAQCALKSLGRFSFQPLAENPLLGPSASALDSMGALHKRYLVKGHQPWRLLTSSCLHGGVFHIIISLSSVIFVGIHLEQEFGPLRTGLIYILSALMGSLVAALFIQDRASVTSSGALFGLLGALLSGLIRNWKIYSKKFATLVLFSIILTLNTIVGLMPYVNNFSNIGGFISGFLTGFMLLLKPELGKVYHIKGFLIDYDAKNKVQHRHKFDKPVLRSVSLVIFSLVLAGVTVAIVQGVNLNKYCSWCRYIDCVPLKWWSCDDITMPCEVMTSSEQLTLTCSGNGKFRVLPSANVSEARIQDLCYLICS from the exons ATGGAAGAAACCCCAAAACTCCAAACCCTTGTAGACATCAAGCCCACTCCACATTCGGTACCAAGAATCTCAGCTGAACTCACAGCAGAAGAATCTGTCAAAGAACAGAGAATACCCTTTCCATTCTTCAGGCCCCTCTCTCAGAGAAAGGAGAACACTTGGATCATATCTATATTTGTGATCCTTCACTTGATTTCTTTTACTGCCACTATGTTTGTAAATGATTGTTGGGGCAATTCCCATGCGCAGTGCGCCCTCAAATCCCTTGGAAGGTTCTCCTTTCAGCCGCTGGCCGAAAATCCTTTGCTTGGCCCTTCAGCTTCTGC GCTTGATTCAATGGGGGCGCTTCACAAGAGATATTTGGTAAAAGGTCATCAACCGTGGCGCCTTCTCACGAGCTCATGCTTGCACGGAGGTGTTTTCCACATTATCATCAGTCTTTCTAGTGTAATATTTGTTGGAATTCACTTGGAGCAAGAGTTTGGACCAT TGAGGACAGGACTCATATACATACTTTCAGCCCTAATGGGTAGTTTGGTAGCTGCTTTATTTATTCAAGATAGGGCATCAGTTACATCTTCTGGTGCATtgtttggattgcttggtgcaTTGCTGTCTGGACTTATTCGAAATTGGAAGATTTACTCCAAAAAG TTTGCAACTCTCGTGTTGTTTTCCATCATCTTGACATTAAACACAATAGTCGGCCTGATGCCATATGTCAACAACTTTTCCAACATTGGGGGATTTATCTCAGGATTTCTTACTGGTTTTATGCTTCTATTAAAGCCAGAGCTTGGGAAAGTGTATCATATTAAAGGCTTTTTGATCGATTATGATGCTAAGAATAAGGTTCAGCACAGACACAAGTTTGATAAACCAGTCTTGAGGAGTGTTTCACTAGTCATTTTCAGTCTTGT ACTTGCTGGAGTTACTGTTGCTATTGTTCAAGgggtaaatttgaacaagtacTGTAGCTGGTGTCGCTACATCGATTGTGTTCCTTTGAAATGGTGGAGCTGTGATGACATAACTATGCCTTGTGAG GTAATGACAAGCTCTGAGCAGTTGACTCTGACTTGTTCTGGCAATGGCAAGTTTAGGGTGCTGCCTTCGGCTAATGTCTCAGAAGCAAGGATCCAGGACCTATGCTATCTCATTTGCTCATAG
- the LOC142519398 gene encoding uncharacterized protein LOC142519398 has protein sequence MQSGLAGLKVVLSRIGGGNRRRKVKIRVMEWWRKAVFPIKRAWSAVFSRVKEREKGVGLLKLHDDIQTCGYEDVQVMWEMLRTESEVMSLQAKRKHRWFWKNFTSSSPQIKLDKEIP, from the exons ATGCAGTCAGGTCTGGCGGGGTTGAAGGTGGTGCTGAGTCGTATTGGCGGCGGGAATCGGCGGAGGAAGGTGAAGATTAGGGTGATGGAGTGGTGGCGGAAAGCGGTGTTCCCGATCAAGAGGGCTTGGTCGGCGGTGTTCTCTCGTGTCAAGGAACGTGAAAAAG GTGTTGGGCTTCTGAAACTTCACGATGACATCCAAACTTGTGGATATGAGGATGTTCAGGTTATGTGGGAAATGTTGAGGACAGAATCAGAAGTAATGTCACTGCAAGCTAAGCGCAAGCACCGTTGGTTCTGGAAGAACTTTACCTCATCTTCTCCCCAAATCAAACTTGATAAAGAAATACCCTAA
- the LOC142547071 gene encoding uncharacterized protein LOC142547071, with amino-acid sequence MAKSCKGLAMELVKCLSESDCVKVENRDYRECAKEKSPKISSECVGLRETYFNCKRGQVDMRARIRGNKGY; translated from the exons ATGGCGAAGTCCTGTAAAGGTCTGGCCATGGAACTCGTGAAATGCCTCAGTGAATCCGACTGCGTTAAG GTGGAGAACCGGGATTACAGAGAATGTGCAAAAGAGAAAAGCCCGAAAATATCTAGTGAGTGTGTGGGACTGAGGGAAACATATTTCAACTGCAAGAGAGGACAG GTTGACATGAGAGCTCGAATTCGAGGAAACAAAGGTTACTAG